A part of Setaria viridis chromosome 8, Setaria_viridis_v4.0, whole genome shotgun sequence genomic DNA contains:
- the LOC117866640 gene encoding leucine-rich repeat receptor protein kinase MSL1, protein MEGPVFALIAVAGASIAVAVPCLLVAFFCRQSRRNLKPYCRRRGCSSPSGPALPVSAPDSSSWSFYGSAADACLEKLSLSDLAAATGGFSPDNIIGDGSFGFVYRAVLPSGTAVAVKRLSGDGAAGAGNREFLAELEVLGSLSHPNLARLLGYCAAGRDRILVYELLERGSLDAWLHGGDAEEGGGGEALPWPARLRVARGAAAALAFLHHGRRPPVLHRDVKSSNVLLGEGFEAKLADFGLARIVRGSPAKSHVSTQAAGTAGYVAPEIWLGVGATAKADVYSFGVVIIEMVTGQRPSWPVKAKIGEEEVDMVDWAREKIGAGQASEILDPRMGIGAQAKEMDEVKALLEIAWQCTDSAHKNRPTMEEVVTMLNKI, encoded by the exons ATGGAAGGTCCCGTGTTTGCGCtgatcgccgtcgccggagcctccATCGCCGTCGCGGTACCCTGCCTCCTCGTCGCCTTCTTCTGCCGCCAGAGCCGAAGGAACCTCAAGCCgtactgccgccgccgcggctgctcGTCCCCGTCGGGGCCGGCGCTCCCCGTCTCCGCGCCGGACTCCTCGTCGTGGTCCTTCTAcggctccgccgccgacgcctgcCTCGAGAAGCTCTCCCtctccgacctcgccgccgccacgggaGGGTTCTCACCGGACAACATCATCGGCGACGGGAGCTTCGGGTTCGTCTATCGCGCCGTGCTCCCGAGCGGCACCGCGGTCGCGGTCAAGCGGctctccggcgacggcgccgcgggaGCCGGCAACCGCGAGTTCCTCGCAGAGCTGGAGGTGCTCGGCAGCCTCAGCCACCCGAACCTGGCGCGCCTGCTCGGGTactgcgccgccggccgcgaccgcATCCTCGTCTACGAGCTCCTGGAGCGCGGCAGCCTCGACGCGTGGCTCCACGGCGGCGATgccgaggaaggcggcggcggcgaggcgcttCCCTGGCCTGCGCGACTCCGCGTCGCGcgtggcgccgcggcggcgctcgcgttCCTGCACCACGGCCGGCGCCCGCCCGTGCTGCACCGCGACGTCAAGTCTAGCAACGTCCTGCTCGGTgaggggttcgaggccaagCTCGCCGACTTCGGCCTCGCCAGGATCGTCAGGGGAAGCCCTGCCAAGTCGCACGTCAGCACGCaggccgccggcaccgccgg GTATGTGGCTCCCGAGATATGGCTCGGCGTGGGTGCGACGGCAAAGGCAGATGTGTACAGCTTTGGCGTGGTGATAATTGAGATGGTAACAGGTCAGCGGCCAAGTTGGCCAGTAAAGGCGAAAATcggagaggaggaggtcgaTATGGTGGATTGGGCGAGGGAGAAGATAGGTGCAGGTCAGGCATCAGAGATCCTTGATCCGCGGATGGGCATCGGCGCGCAAGCCAAGGAGATGGACGAGGTGAAGGCACTCCTCGAAATCGCGTGGCAGTGTACGGATAGTGCACACAAGAATCGGCCGACgatggaggaggtggtgacAATGTTGAACAAAATCTGA